The following coding sequences are from one Desulfosporosinus orientis DSM 765 window:
- a CDS encoding response regulator has protein sequence MGLSTILVVDDNYGIRRLMYEFLTQEGYLVKLASDGQMALQMIKEEKPRLILLDLRMPGLGGMQTLTKLRELDLCGDTAVVMMSAYFDAKDLKKSVQEGLIKYFIIKPFDLLEIRVLIHDLMRGDIDQRENIIS, from the coding sequence ATGGGATTAAGTACTATTTTGGTGGTGGATGATAATTATGGTATTCGTCGTCTTATGTATGAGTTTTTGACTCAAGAAGGTTATTTAGTGAAGCTGGCATCTGATGGACAAATGGCCTTACAAATGATTAAGGAAGAGAAACCTAGACTAATTTTACTTGATTTAAGAATGCCCGGATTAGGTGGAATGCAAACACTCACTAAATTAAGAGAATTAGACTTATGTGGTGATACAGCAGTCGTTATGATGAGTGCTTATTTTGATGCTAAGGATTTAAAAAAGTCAGTTCAAGAAGGATTAATCAAATACTTTATTATAAAACCCTTTGACCTTTTAGAGATTCGCGTTTTAATTCATGACTTAATGAGGGGAGATATTGACCAACGAGAGAACATTATATCCTAA
- a CDS encoding ketopantoate reductase family protein, which translates to MKIKTVAVIGLGALGTIISEYLTKKLPRHNVRIIANQNRIQNYRQNGVYCNGNRLDFNYVLPEQIEKPADLLIVCVKFNQLKEAIEDARFQVGEHTIILSALNGITSEEIIGEKFGIEKMLYCVAQGMDAVKIDNKVTYKNLGMLCFGEKNNTVWSTKVQAVAEFLDRIHFPYEVPKDMVHQMWGKFMLNTGVNQSVAVFSTNYGGIQIEGEPRRIMIAAMREVIDLSQKVGIHLNESDLTYWLNILTKLSPEGMPSMRQDMAVGRKTEVDLFSGTVITLGKKHHVPTPVNEWLYQKVQEMEK; encoded by the coding sequence ATGAAGATTAAAACTGTTGCCGTTATCGGGTTGGGAGCTCTGGGAACTATTATTTCTGAGTATTTGACAAAAAAACTTCCCCGCCATAATGTTCGCATTATTGCCAATCAAAATCGCATTCAAAACTATCGTCAAAATGGTGTCTATTGTAATGGAAATCGTCTTGACTTCAATTATGTATTGCCGGAGCAAATTGAAAAGCCTGCGGATTTATTAATCGTATGTGTAAAATTCAATCAGCTGAAAGAAGCTATTGAAGATGCCCGGTTTCAAGTTGGAGAACACACGATTATTCTCTCGGCGTTAAATGGAATTACCAGCGAAGAAATCATTGGTGAAAAATTCGGTATAGAAAAAATGCTTTATTGTGTTGCCCAAGGGATGGACGCCGTAAAGATTGATAATAAGGTTACCTATAAAAACCTAGGAATGCTCTGTTTCGGTGAAAAAAACAATACTGTCTGGTCAACAAAGGTTCAGGCGGTTGCCGAATTTCTAGATAGAATCCATTTTCCTTATGAAGTTCCAAAGGATATGGTGCATCAGATGTGGGGAAAATTCATGTTAAATACAGGTGTTAATCAGAGCGTTGCAGTCTTTTCCACGAATTACGGTGGTATCCAAATAGAGGGAGAACCTCGCCGGATCATGATTGCTGCCATGAGGGAAGTTATTGATCTCTCTCAAAAAGTAGGTATCCATTTAAACGAATCCGATTTAACCTATTGGCTGAATATCCTTACTAAGTTAAGCCCTGAAGGGATGCCTTCCATGCGCCAAGATATGGCTGTAGGCCGAAAAACCGAAGTTGACCTTTTTTCAGGAACTGTCATCACCTTAGGAAAAAAACACCATGTTCCTACACCGGTCAACGAATGGCTATATCAAAAAGTGCAAGAAATGGAGAAATAG
- a CDS encoding demethoxyubiquinone hydroxylase family protein produces the protein MDTKLITRLKEFYTLETFQVAFYQAQISTSTNEYYSKAFEKMVQIEGGHADFFAQLLDKSSVEVPKVIGSVFEFAGGLLGDMVGSTGAVNTCKLGIALENKAMETYRAFIAESKEKHYSELRDTLMEYLLDEEFHTLWLRDYMEKHPN, from the coding sequence ATGGATACTAAGCTAATTACTCGGCTAAAGGAATTTTATACTCTCGAGACCTTTCAAGTCGCTTTTTATCAAGCGCAGATTTCGACGTCTACCAATGAATACTATAGTAAAGCCTTTGAAAAAATGGTACAAATCGAAGGCGGTCACGCTGACTTTTTTGCCCAGCTTTTAGACAAGTCTAGTGTTGAGGTTCCCAAAGTCATTGGATCTGTTTTTGAATTTGCAGGCGGATTATTAGGAGATATGGTAGGGTCGACAGGAGCAGTTAACACCTGTAAGTTAGGAATTGCTTTAGAAAATAAGGCTATGGAAACCTATAGAGCATTTATTGCTGAAAGTAAAGAAAAGCACTACTCAGAACTGCGTGATACTCTAATGGAGTACCTTCTTGACGAGGAATTCCATACTCTTTGGCTTCGAGACTACATGGAAAAACACCCTAATTAA
- a CDS encoding type II toxin-antitoxin system HicB family antitoxin, which produces MKHCTLIASPLNEEGQWLAEILEVKGCVTQGTNLIEVIQRAEELKEAIDTINGLQYREEEQPLDDETQNKETDLIGYFLSHKNKANGSICSNISEVLEIIEEFDVVADRGSKAFRRHLGILITHLSLDMPTLSIGPWMIQCKSMKRQLATAPKWDGWKDKSNGNEESA; this is translated from the coding sequence ATGAAACATTGTACTTTAATTGCCAGCCCGCTAAATGAGGAAGGACAATGGTTAGCAGAAATACTTGAAGTAAAAGGTTGTGTAACTCAAGGAACAAATCTTATAGAAGTCATACAACGAGCAGAAGAGCTAAAAGAAGCCATCGATACCATTAACGGTCTTCAATACAGAGAAGAAGAACAACCTTTAGACGATGAAACCCAGAATAAGGAGACAGATTTAATTGGATATTTCCTATCCCATAAAAATAAAGCCAATGGATCGATTTGTTCTAATATAAGCGAAGTCTTAGAAATCATCGAGGAATTCGACGTTGTTGCTGACAGAGGAAGTAAGGCTTTCAGGAGACATCTGGGAATTTTGATTACTCATTTATCTTTGGACATGCCCACTCTCAGTATCGGTCCCTGGATGATACAATGTAAATCTATGAAAAGACAATTGGCTACAGCTCCGAAATGGGATGGCTGGAAAGACAAATCAAATGGAAATGAAGAATCAGCCTAA
- a CDS encoding polyprenyl synthetase family protein, protein MSIQQLYSPTDSFNPNLQYTELMFVEDRLQTVLQKADGLIRQTCLSLLQSGGKRIRPLLTLYSGMCFAPLNPLMIEAGVASELIHMASLIHDDVIDEASTRRGKPTIGAQYGNHAAILTGDYLFAEAFSILAKQQLLTSMSYLVEAIQAMCHGEVHQADEQFSIVDEDGYFNRIAKKTGILLAACTQSGAALAGATLQEQALMREYGLNLGYAYQITDDILDINGDSESLGKPVGSDLINGNITLPMIYLLDKAIYGTWLKEIIKTRRVTPQGALSIREALINTGCIEEAYHTATQCIRYAKASLNTVSSSPYKTSLLHLADMILHRKI, encoded by the coding sequence ATGAGTATACAACAACTTTACAGCCCTACAGACTCCTTTAACCCTAACCTGCAATACACAGAATTAATGTTTGTAGAAGATCGGTTGCAAACTGTACTTCAAAAAGCTGATGGCCTCATTCGACAAACGTGTCTAAGTTTGTTGCAGTCGGGCGGCAAACGGATTCGTCCGCTACTCACCCTTTACAGCGGTATGTGTTTTGCCCCTTTGAATCCATTAATGATAGAAGCAGGTGTTGCCTCAGAACTTATACACATGGCTTCCTTGATTCATGACGATGTTATTGACGAAGCATCAACTCGACGCGGAAAACCAACCATTGGCGCTCAGTATGGCAACCATGCGGCAATCCTAACTGGAGATTATCTCTTTGCCGAAGCCTTCAGTATTCTTGCTAAGCAACAGTTGCTGACAAGTATGAGTTATTTGGTAGAAGCTATTCAAGCTATGTGTCATGGCGAAGTCCATCAAGCCGATGAACAATTTTCTATTGTTGATGAGGACGGGTATTTTAACAGGATCGCTAAAAAAACAGGGATACTGCTTGCAGCATGCACTCAGTCGGGAGCGGCTTTAGCAGGCGCAACACTCCAAGAACAGGCATTAATGCGAGAATACGGATTAAACTTAGGATATGCTTATCAAATTACAGATGATATCTTGGATATTAACGGCGATTCAGAATCTCTTGGTAAACCTGTCGGATCAGATCTAATCAATGGAAACATCACTCTTCCCATGATTTATCTTTTAGACAAGGCTATTTACGGAACATGGCTTAAGGAAATTATTAAAACTCGCAGAGTTACTCCCCAAGGAGCTCTAAGCATCCGAGAGGCTTTAATCAATACGGGCTGTATTGAAGAAGCTTATCATACAGCGACCCAATGCATTCGATATGCCAAAGCCAGTTTAAACACTGTTTCTTCCAGTCCCTACAAAACCTCTCTCTTGCATCTGGCCGATATGATTTTGCATCGCAAAATCTAA
- the istB gene encoding IS21-like element helper ATPase IstB, which translates to MNERIERVNALVSGLHLVPVDLENLYAKKNNLTPLESVEVFLSEQQRLRTEKQNLIRRRRANLPAEKTLETFDFGFQRSVSKEQMLRLSDMTWVEQAFNICFLGPPGIGKTHLALSLAVQALNLGYAVAFTTLDELIITLKTSQISTASKRRIKILNSAALVIIDEVGFMPLSTIEANLFFGFVSSMSEKTSLIITSNKGFDEWVDFLGDATITTAILDRLIHHCEILNMTGNSYRLQHRKTITQK; encoded by the coding sequence ATGAATGAACGGATTGAACGTGTCAATGCATTAGTATCGGGACTGCATTTGGTCCCTGTTGATTTAGAAAACCTATATGCTAAAAAGAATAATCTCACGCCTCTCGAAAGCGTTGAGGTTTTCCTTTCAGAGCAACAACGTCTTCGGACCGAAAAGCAAAATCTAATTCGCAGAAGAAGAGCAAATCTACCCGCCGAAAAAACCCTGGAAACCTTCGACTTCGGATTCCAACGCAGCGTATCTAAGGAACAGATGCTAAGATTGTCCGATATGACTTGGGTTGAGCAAGCGTTCAACATTTGTTTTCTGGGCCCCCCTGGTATCGGAAAAACGCATTTGGCTTTATCCTTAGCGGTCCAGGCTTTAAACCTAGGTTATGCCGTAGCTTTTACGACCTTGGATGAACTCATAATTACACTAAAAACCTCGCAAATCTCGACCGCCAGTAAGAGACGAATAAAAATACTCAACTCGGCAGCACTGGTTATTATTGATGAAGTTGGCTTCATGCCACTTTCTACAATAGAAGCCAACCTATTCTTCGGTTTCGTGTCCTCAATGTCCGAGAAAACATCACTGATTATTACCTCAAACAAAGGATTCGATGAATGGGTTGACTTTTTAGGGGATGCAACAATTACAACTGCGATTTTAGACCGTCTTATCCACCACTGCGAGATTTTAAATATGACGGGCAACAGCTACAGACTCCAACATAGGAAGACTATAACCCAGAAATAA
- the istA gene encoding IS21 family transposase — translation MKGFKMYKQIQQLKEIGFTRSRAAKQLNINRETVTRYWNMTADEFAKQLYSINRELLLSKYEEIIISWLKQYPTMTAAQVCDWLKEHYKEDIKERTVSRYVKGLREEYNLKKSNHPRDYEAVEELPMGQQLQVDFGEKWMQSIDGQRVKIRFAAFVLAHARYKWAFFQTRPFTTSDLVSSCHQCFRYIGGMPLEMVFDQDSIVSVSENYGDIIHTFEFEKFRQECNLKVYLCRAADPESKGKIENVVKFIKYNFLENRLFADEEVLNSSFLKWLDRTGNAKIHGTTKKIPAKVFEDEREHLRPLLDIRLNGDVTICRNVRKDNTIVYDSNRYSLPLGTYNNQKEVSIEAKNEKLTIMTVFGEFICEHPISTGRGQLIKSTSHSRDITDSMDKAQTTVDKLLLFKATDFLQTIRTEKARYARDQFRLLQTLCDKYGIDDVLNAIKYCEVSKLFGITYVKDFLEHSAKPKQVIVLNAIPVSNNKYHVTTEKRSLDVYAKAGGNHE, via the coding sequence ATGAAAGGATTTAAGATGTATAAACAGATACAGCAACTTAAAGAGATTGGATTCACTCGATCTCGGGCTGCCAAGCAGCTGAACATAAATCGGGAAACCGTAACAAGATATTGGAACATGACAGCGGATGAATTCGCCAAACAGCTGTATAGCATTAACCGAGAACTGCTACTTTCAAAATATGAGGAAATTATCATCAGCTGGTTGAAACAATACCCAACAATGACAGCCGCACAAGTATGCGATTGGCTCAAGGAGCATTACAAAGAGGATATCAAGGAACGAACGGTCAGCCGTTATGTCAAAGGGTTACGAGAGGAATATAATCTTAAAAAATCCAATCATCCCAGAGATTATGAGGCTGTAGAAGAGCTCCCAATGGGGCAGCAGTTACAGGTGGACTTTGGTGAAAAGTGGATGCAATCCATTGATGGGCAGCGTGTAAAGATTCGCTTTGCAGCCTTTGTACTCGCTCATGCACGTTACAAATGGGCATTCTTTCAAACTCGGCCATTCACAACAAGCGATCTGGTTTCAAGCTGTCATCAGTGCTTTAGATATATAGGTGGGATGCCGCTAGAAATGGTATTTGATCAGGATAGTATCGTCAGCGTTTCAGAAAACTATGGAGATATTATTCATACCTTTGAGTTTGAGAAGTTCCGGCAAGAATGCAATTTAAAAGTATACCTCTGCCGCGCAGCTGATCCGGAAAGCAAAGGTAAGATCGAGAATGTGGTTAAATTCATCAAGTATAATTTCCTTGAAAACAGACTTTTTGCTGATGAGGAAGTTCTCAACAGTTCGTTCCTAAAATGGTTGGATAGAACCGGTAATGCGAAAATTCACGGCACTACCAAAAAGATACCAGCCAAGGTGTTTGAAGATGAACGTGAACACCTAAGACCTCTGCTGGACATCCGATTAAATGGTGATGTAACCATCTGCAGAAATGTTCGGAAAGATAACACGATCGTCTACGACAGCAATCGGTACTCTTTACCTCTCGGTACATACAACAACCAAAAAGAGGTCAGCATTGAAGCGAAGAATGAAAAATTGACGATTATGACCGTATTCGGTGAATTTATCTGTGAACATCCCATCTCAACCGGCAGAGGTCAATTAATTAAGAGCACCAGTCATTCCAGAGATATTACAGACTCGATGGATAAAGCTCAAACTACTGTTGATAAGCTGTTATTATTCAAGGCAACCGATTTTCTGCAGACAATTCGAACAGAAAAAGCACGCTATGCCCGTGATCAGTTCCGGTTGCTGCAAACATTATGCGATAAATATGGAATTGATGACGTACTAAATGCCATCAAATATTGTGAGGTGAGCAAACTCTTCGGAATAACGTATGTAAAGGATTTTTTAGAGCACAGTGCTAAACCAAAACAAGTAATCGTCCTGAATGCTATTCCGGTTAGCAACAACAAGTACCATGTAACTACAGAGAAACGCTCTTTGGATGTGTATGCAAAGGCAGGTGGCAACCATGAATGA
- a CDS encoding SGNH/GDSL hydrolase family protein → MHIKRIFSFIFSATMVLSSLSLINPDNVQGSQGTVMTARITNPNPLKGIKKLQQESISAVILGDSIAVSQGASDPFIKGWDVNLKEALFKKYSNDILWDNKASSGTLVDYCLTRAPEIEDTTDLVLICVGRNDRNYYTPSEFSRKYAKLIRLIKRKAPKADIYCIVEPPMVSSDESKFYGIRKSIRNVSSDADVNYLNVWSVFPRDQDELDSLLMDGLHPNDEGYKLMSNYIYKHLVWDINSNN, encoded by the coding sequence ATGCATATAAAAAGAATATTTTCGTTTATTTTTTCCGCAACCATGGTATTATCGTCTTTAAGTTTAATTAATCCGGATAACGTTCAGGGTTCACAGGGAACAGTGATGACTGCAAGAATAACGAACCCGAATCCTTTGAAAGGCATCAAAAAACTGCAACAGGAGTCGATTAGTGCTGTTATTCTTGGCGACTCAATTGCGGTTAGTCAAGGAGCTTCCGATCCCTTTATTAAGGGATGGGATGTTAATCTTAAGGAAGCTTTATTTAAAAAGTATTCAAATGATATCCTTTGGGACAACAAGGCTTCATCAGGAACACTTGTAGACTACTGCTTAACAAGAGCACCTGAAATAGAAGACACCACTGATCTTGTTTTGATTTGCGTAGGGAGAAACGATAGAAACTATTATACGCCTTCTGAGTTCAGCAGAAAATATGCCAAGTTAATTCGTCTTATTAAACGTAAAGCCCCGAAAGCAGATATCTATTGCATAGTGGAACCACCTATGGTTTCTTCGGACGAATCCAAATTTTACGGCATTCGGAAATCTATTAGAAATGTATCCTCTGATGCTGATGTAAACTACTTAAATGTTTGGAGTGTTTTTCCAAGGGATCAAGATGAGTTAGACAGTTTGTTAATGGATGGACTTCATCCAAATGACGAAGGTTATAAGCTTATGTCAAACTATATCTACAAACATTTAGTTTGGGATATTAACTCAAACAATTAA
- the pckA gene encoding phosphoenolpyruvate carboxykinase (ATP) — MDVNSRVERLFIINPPVGRNLPVSQLIETALSRQEGVLTNTGALCCTTGKYTGRSPKDRFIVQDASISQQIAWGNVNKPISPEIFSNLYERTIAYLETKDYFVFDGFAGADDNYSMPIRVINEYAWQNIFVQQLFIRPTADQLENHQPEFTLICTPGLKADPDKDGTNSEAYILLSLEKKVIILGGTEYAGEMKKSIFSVLNYFMPYRDVLPMHCSANVGARGDVALFFGLSGTGKTTLSADPERRLIGDDEHGWSGKGVFNFEGGCYAKCIDLSHEKEPQIWNAIRFGTVLENVVLDKELRVPDYRDNSLTENTRAGYPVHYIDNALIPSLAGHPRVVIFLTADAFGVLPPISKLSKEQAMYHFLSGYTSKLAGTERGITEPQVTFSTCFGEPFLPLNPSVYARMLGERIDEHDAQVYLVNTGWSGGPYGIGKRLNLTYTRAMITAALNGELEKVSYCPDPVFGLQIPETVTGVPTEILTPRNTWEDSSAYDKTAQSLAESFGINFQKFKDVSSDIRSAGPNI, encoded by the coding sequence ATGGATGTCAATTCCCGTGTTGAACGCTTGTTTATTATAAATCCTCCTGTCGGAAGAAACCTGCCTGTCAGCCAGCTTATAGAAACTGCTTTATCTCGGCAGGAAGGAGTTCTGACAAATACCGGCGCTCTTTGTTGTACTACTGGCAAATACACTGGACGTTCTCCCAAGGATCGCTTTATTGTGCAGGATGCTTCGATAAGTCAGCAAATTGCTTGGGGAAATGTTAACAAACCTATTAGCCCTGAAATATTTTCTAATCTTTATGAAAGAACTATAGCTTATTTGGAAACAAAGGATTATTTTGTGTTTGATGGTTTTGCTGGAGCTGATGACAACTATAGTATGCCGATTAGGGTTATTAACGAGTATGCTTGGCAAAATATTTTTGTCCAACAGTTATTTATTAGACCTACTGCTGACCAATTAGAAAACCATCAGCCAGAATTCACCTTGATATGTACTCCTGGTCTAAAGGCCGATCCTGATAAAGACGGAACGAACTCGGAAGCTTATATCCTTCTTTCCCTTGAGAAAAAAGTAATTATTCTGGGTGGTACGGAATACGCAGGGGAAATGAAAAAATCGATATTTAGTGTCCTTAATTACTTTATGCCTTATCGTGATGTTTTACCCATGCACTGTTCTGCTAATGTTGGGGCAAGAGGCGATGTAGCACTTTTTTTCGGTTTATCTGGAACCGGAAAAACAACTCTGTCAGCTGATCCCGAGCGGAGGCTGATTGGGGATGATGAGCATGGCTGGTCTGGAAAAGGGGTATTTAACTTTGAAGGTGGGTGTTATGCTAAATGCATTGATCTGTCACATGAAAAGGAGCCTCAAATCTGGAATGCCATTCGCTTTGGGACCGTGTTGGAAAATGTAGTATTAGATAAAGAGTTGAGAGTTCCCGATTACCGTGACAATTCACTAACAGAAAATACTAGGGCGGGCTATCCCGTTCATTATATTGACAATGCTTTAATACCTAGTTTGGCGGGTCATCCTCGAGTGGTCATATTTCTGACGGCCGATGCTTTTGGTGTTTTACCTCCCATCTCAAAACTTTCCAAAGAGCAAGCAATGTATCATTTTCTATCCGGCTATACTTCAAAGCTTGCCGGCACAGAGCGGGGCATCACGGAACCGCAAGTTACGTTTTCAACGTGTTTCGGAGAGCCGTTTTTGCCTTTAAACCCATCTGTCTATGCAAGAATGTTGGGTGAACGAATTGATGAGCATGATGCCCAAGTGTACCTTGTAAATACAGGGTGGTCGGGAGGACCGTACGGAATCGGAAAACGTTTGAATTTAACCTATACCAGGGCTATGATCACGGCTGCTTTAAATGGAGAACTGGAGAAGGTGTCCTATTGCCCTGACCCTGTCTTTGGCTTACAAATACCGGAAACCGTAACCGGCGTACCAACAGAAATTCTTACCCCTAGAAATACTTGGGAAGATAGTAGTGCCTATGACAAAACAGCACAATCTCTTGCTGAGAGTTTTGGTATAAATTTTCAAAAATTCAAAGATGTTTCTTCAGATATTCGCTCTGCCGGTCCCAATATTTAA
- a CDS encoding flavodoxin family protein produces MNVMIITSSPNIDGLTANCGKKAQAGAEEAGAKVVVVNLNHHQIGNCHACGNGWGPCRNEHHCQVNDDFQKLHLSMDSMDAFVLITPVYWGEMSESAKAFTDRLRRCEALKKKRNFLEEKPVISIAAAGGSGNGITSCLTSMERLFTHVKAEKFDFIGVTQKNKNYKLTTIHEAVKEMVSKRKTK; encoded by the coding sequence ATGAACGTGATGATTATAACAAGCAGTCCGAATATTGACGGCTTGACAGCCAACTGTGGCAAGAAAGCTCAAGCAGGAGCGGAGGAAGCAGGGGCTAAGGTTGTCGTGGTAAACCTAAATCACCACCAGATTGGCAATTGCCATGCTTGTGGAAACGGTTGGGGTCCATGTCGCAATGAACATCATTGTCAGGTCAATGACGACTTTCAAAAACTCCATCTATCCATGGATAGTATGGATGCCTTTGTTCTCATAACCCCTGTCTATTGGGGAGAAATGAGTGAATCGGCGAAAGCATTTACTGACAGATTACGAAGGTGTGAGGCTCTTAAGAAGAAAAGAAATTTTTTGGAAGAAAAGCCGGTAATATCTATAGCTGCCGCAGGCGGAAGCGGTAATGGTATAACCTCATGCCTTACATCAATGGAGAGACTCTTTACCCATGTGAAAGCCGAAAAATTTGATTTCATAGGAGTTACTCAGAAGAATAAGAACTACAAACTAACTACAATACATGAAGCAGTAAAAGAAATGGTATCAAAACGAAAGACAAAGTAA
- a CDS encoding peptide ABC transporter substrate-binding protein: protein MFKNRKGLVTIVSGALIFGLLLTGCGTTNPSAGTSSSNEMKVSYAPGSEPKTLDPQMSNGIPEAIMELNLFEGLMRLDKDSNPQNAIADSIEVSPDGLKYTIKLKDTKWSNGDPVTADDFKFAWMHALDPAAAAEYAYQLFYIKNGEAYNSNNAKAEDVGIKVVDPKTLEITLESPTPYFKSLLAFPTYYPVDKKNVEANPKWNLQPETFVSNGPFKMQSWSHNDKLVLVKNPNYWDADSVKLSELTFNLVSDGKAALTAFEAGQLDGVDQSDVPISDLDRLKQAGSLKTTPYLGTYFYRFNVTKKPLDNPKVRQALSLAINRQALIDNVFKGGQIPALGYVPGGIPDAENGKTFRDIGGELFKEDLAKAKQLLAEAGYPDGKNFPELTILYNTNGSHQLPAQAIQDMWAKNLGINVKLLGQEWKVYQRSEQDLQYDIARAGWIGDYIDPMTFMDMFVTNGGNNQTGWSNADYDKDIQTAKQSGDQKARMQAMHEAEEVLINEMPIMPIYYYTNYYVLKDNIKGVIQLPLGFTDFKYATVEK, encoded by the coding sequence ATGTTCAAAAATCGTAAAGGGTTAGTCACGATTGTATCAGGAGCTTTGATATTTGGCTTATTATTGACTGGTTGTGGTACAACAAATCCGAGTGCAGGAACATCGTCATCAAATGAAATGAAAGTTAGTTATGCCCCCGGCTCGGAACCAAAGACACTTGATCCCCAGATGTCCAATGGTATTCCTGAAGCTATTATGGAATTGAACTTGTTTGAAGGGTTAATGCGCTTAGATAAGGATAGTAATCCGCAAAATGCAATTGCTGATAGTATTGAAGTTAGCCCAGATGGTCTTAAATACACTATTAAACTTAAAGATACCAAGTGGAGTAATGGAGACCCTGTAACCGCAGATGATTTTAAGTTTGCTTGGATGCATGCCTTAGATCCTGCTGCCGCTGCAGAATATGCATACCAATTGTTCTATATTAAGAATGGTGAGGCTTACAACAGTAATAACGCTAAAGCAGAAGATGTAGGAATTAAGGTTGTTGATCCTAAGACGTTGGAAATTACCTTAGAAAGTCCTACTCCATACTTTAAATCGTTACTGGCCTTTCCCACCTATTATCCGGTAGATAAAAAAAATGTTGAAGCTAATCCAAAATGGAATTTACAGCCCGAAACATTTGTTTCTAACGGTCCTTTTAAAATGCAATCTTGGAGTCATAATGACAAATTGGTACTCGTTAAGAATCCTAATTACTGGGATGCTGATAGTGTAAAACTTTCGGAATTAACCTTCAATCTTGTTTCAGACGGTAAAGCCGCTTTGACCGCTTTTGAGGCTGGGCAATTAGATGGTGTGGATCAAAGTGATGTACCGATCTCAGATTTGGATCGCCTCAAACAAGCCGGTAGTCTGAAAACTACTCCTTATTTAGGAACATATTTTTATCGATTCAATGTAACCAAGAAACCTCTGGATAATCCTAAAGTTCGACAAGCCCTATCTCTAGCAATTAACCGTCAAGCACTGATTGATAATGTATTTAAAGGTGGCCAAATTCCTGCCTTAGGCTATGTTCCGGGAGGAATTCCGGATGCTGAAAACGGTAAGACCTTTAGGGACATTGGGGGAGAACTGTTTAAAGAAGATCTTGCTAAGGCGAAACAATTATTAGCTGAGGCCGGTTATCCCGATGGCAAAAACTTCCCTGAATTAACGATCTTGTACAACACTAATGGTTCACACCAACTTCCAGCCCAAGCAATTCAGGATATGTGGGCTAAGAATTTGGGGATTAATGTAAAGCTGCTTGGTCAGGAATGGAAAGTATATCAACGGTCCGAACAAGACCTGCAATATGATATTGCACGGGCTGGTTGGATTGGAGACTATATTGACCCAATGACATTTATGGATATGTTCGTTACTAATGGCGGAAACAATCAAACTGGTTGGTCTAACGCTGATTATGACAAAGACATTCAAACTGCCAAACAATCCGGCGATCAAAAAGCTCGTATGCAGGCTATGCATGAAGCAGAAGAAGTTTTAATCAATGAAATGCCCATTATGCCAATTTACTACTACACAAATTACTATGTGCTTAAGGATAATATTAAAGGTGTCATTCAGTTACCATTAGGATTCACTGACTTCAAATATGCTACAGTAGAGAAATAA